In Desulfurella sp., the following proteins share a genomic window:
- a CDS encoding branched-chain amino acid ABC transporter permease: MELFFYALISGILYGIFFALVGIGLNLIFGVMRMVNLAHGDFIMLGAFGAWLAFSKLNMNPLLAIPIEIVIFMIIGFGVYYAFVPRLSKSRDPEMLSFILFFGIAQIIEALAIFAFGNNQKSIPFSTLGKGSISILSQSIPFSWIVSAAISLFTIGFVYYYLYFTRTGYATRAIMSSPEEASSVGIDVSKISAFAMGIGLSLAAIAGVLAPFMIGSIDPSIGASLTTTSFAIVVIGSLGNPIGTILGGIIYGLAMMFMQTYLASWTNLVPYVILILILLVKPSGLLGKKVRNA, from the coding sequence ATGGAACTGTTTTTCTACGCTTTAATTAGCGGAATTTTATATGGAATATTTTTTGCTCTTGTAGGTATAGGATTAAATTTAATCTTTGGCGTCATGCGAATGGTTAATCTAGCGCATGGAGATTTTATTATGCTGGGCGCTTTTGGCGCCTGGCTTGCTTTTAGTAAATTAAATATGAATCCACTTTTAGCTATACCAATAGAAATAGTGATTTTCATGATAATTGGTTTTGGTGTTTATTATGCATTTGTACCAAGGCTTTCAAAATCAAGAGATCCCGAAATGCTATCTTTTATACTATTTTTTGGTATTGCGCAGATTATAGAAGCACTTGCTATATTTGCTTTTGGAAATAATCAAAAATCTATACCGTTTTCTACATTAGGTAAGGGTAGCATAAGTATACTCTCACAGTCGATCCCATTCTCCTGGATTGTTAGCGCTGCTATTAGTCTTTTTACGATAGGTTTTGTTTATTATTATTTATACTTTACAAGAACTGGATATGCTACAAGGGCAATAATGTCAAGCCCAGAAGAAGCTTCAAGTGTAGGCATAGATGTTTCTAAAATATCTGCTTTTGCAATGGGTATAGGTTTAAGCTTAGCAGCTATAGCTGGAGTACTTGCCCCTTTTATGATTGGAAGCATAGACCCATCTATTGGTGCATCGCTTACCACAACATCTTTTGCAATCGTTGTAATTGGATCTTTGGGTAACCCAATTGGTACAATCCTTGGGGGTATTATATATGGACTTGCCATGATGTTTATGCAAACATATTTAGCATCATGGACCAATCTTGTTCCTTATGTTATTTTAATCTTAATTCTTCTGGTAAAACCCAGTGGGCTTTTAGGTAAAAAGGTGAGAAATGCGTAA
- a CDS encoding cofactor-independent phosphoglycerate mutase, producing the protein MKYLILLGDGMADYKIKELGNKTPLEYANTPHMDKLASGIVGLLKTVPDGLPPGSDVANLSAIGYDPKQIYTGRAPIEALAKNIALGPDDVAYRCNFVTIENDIMKDFSASHISSDDAKKLIDLLNEQLKLDNIEFFAGVSYRNLMIWKNGKTDSTTPPHDITDKNINDYLPKGEARNELIKIMQMAKEILKHPINNTLANAIWLWGEGKAPKAPPYREVYGIDGAVISAVDLMKGIGKLLKLETPYVEGATGFIDTNYDGKMKAAYNALKEHGFAYVHIEAPDEAGHMGDLELKIKAIELFDKNIAAQAIEFAKEFDLKIACLPDHPTPISLKTHTSDPVPFAIWHGQSGSKKYCEDLGKIGVFLENGTEFGKFFFKDT; encoded by the coding sequence ATGAAATATTTGATCTTATTAGGCGATGGCATGGCAGATTACAAAATCAAAGAACTTGGCAATAAAACACCCCTTGAATACGCAAACACACCTCACATGGATAAACTTGCAAGCGGCATAGTGGGGCTTTTAAAAACTGTACCAGACGGTTTGCCGCCTGGCTCTGATGTGGCAAATTTAAGTGCAATCGGCTACGACCCAAAACAAATCTATACAGGAAGAGCACCAATTGAAGCGCTTGCCAAAAATATTGCACTTGGCCCAGATGATGTAGCCTACAGATGCAACTTTGTAACCATAGAAAATGACATTATGAAAGACTTTAGCGCCTCGCATATAAGCTCAGATGATGCAAAAAAACTTATTGATTTGTTAAACGAGCAATTAAAGCTTGATAATATCGAGTTTTTTGCTGGGGTTAGCTACAGAAACCTAATGATTTGGAAAAATGGCAAAACAGACTCTACTACACCACCGCACGATATTACAGACAAAAACATAAATGATTACCTACCAAAAGGCGAGGCTAGAAACGAGCTCATAAAAATCATGCAAATGGCTAAAGAAATTCTAAAGCATCCGATAAACAATACATTAGCAAATGCAATCTGGCTATGGGGCGAAGGCAAAGCACCAAAAGCACCACCCTATAGGGAAGTTTACGGGATTGATGGCGCAGTTATCAGCGCGGTGGATTTAATGAAAGGCATAGGCAAGTTATTAAAGCTTGAAACGCCTTATGTTGAAGGTGCAACTGGTTTTATTGATACAAACTACGACGGCAAAATGAAAGCTGCCTACAATGCTTTAAAAGAGCATGGGTTTGCTTATGTGCATATTGAAGCGCCAGATGAGGCCGGGCATATGGGAGATTTAGAGCTAAAGATTAAAGCTATTGAATTATTTGACAAAAATATAGCAGCACAAGCAATTGAATTTGCTAAAGAATTTGATTTAAAAATTGCATGCTTGCCAGATCATCCCACACCAATTAGTCTAAAAACGCACACAAGCGACCCGGTGCCTTTTGCCATCTGGCATGGACAGTCTGGCTCAAAAAAATATTGCGAGGATTTAGGTAAAATCGGTGTATTTTTGGAAAATGGTACAGAATTTGGAAAATTCTTTTTTAAAGATACATAA
- a CDS encoding sulfite exporter TauE/SafE family protein produces MLTLILGPLIIFIFTIFLTVAGLGAAFIVIPTLYYLGIPLKEAMAIGLLLNAVSMSFASIGYIKNHLVNFKAAIPIIVFGIVFSPLGAYSTKYFSKELLLLFFVLFLLFAGTMMLFYKPKQTEQKKVNDWALGSILGVGAGYLGGLLGVGGGNFIVPGLVASGFNPKNASGTTAFIVIFLSFAGFLGHIAMGNIDIVLLSLCIAASIAGALVGSWAMTTKLSANQVKKIIAIVLYVVAIKMLWGLIK; encoded by the coding sequence ATGCTGACTTTAATACTTGGACCACTTATTATATTTATATTTACAATCTTTTTAACTGTAGCGGGTTTGGGCGCAGCATTTATTGTAATTCCTACGCTGTATTATTTGGGTATTCCACTGAAAGAAGCTATGGCTATTGGATTGCTTCTTAATGCTGTAAGCATGAGCTTTGCAAGTATAGGCTACATTAAAAATCACCTTGTGAATTTCAAGGCAGCTATTCCTATAATAGTGTTTGGGATTGTATTTTCACCGCTTGGAGCATACAGTACAAAGTATTTTTCAAAAGAACTTTTGCTTTTGTTTTTTGTATTGTTTTTACTTTTTGCCGGTACAATGATGTTGTTTTACAAACCAAAGCAAACTGAGCAAAAAAAGGTTAACGATTGGGCACTGGGAAGTATTTTAGGAGTTGGCGCAGGATACCTTGGCGGTTTGCTTGGCGTTGGAGGGGGAAACTTTATAGTACCTGGACTTGTTGCAAGTGGCTTTAACCCAAAAAATGCATCGGGCACCACGGCTTTTATTGTAATCTTTTTGTCTTTTGCGGGCTTTTTGGGTCACATTGCAATGGGTAACATTGATATTGTGCTGTTGAGCTTGTGCATTGCTGCTTCAATTGCAGGTGCTTTGGTGGGTTCTTGGGCAATGACCACAAAATTGAGTGCCAATCAGGTAAAAAAAATCATAGCTATTGTTTTGTATGTTGTAGCAATAAAGATGCTTTGGGGACTTATAAAATAA
- a CDS encoding efflux RND transporter permease subunit, giving the protein MKFTDIFIKKPVLSVVISLVILFLGLRSITELGIRQFPKTEDTLITVQTAYPGASADVVQGFITTPLERAIASAEGIDYMTSSSQEGISTINVYMKLNYNPNAALSEVLAQVNSVLNQLPKQAQLPVITKTSVTNVAYLYLAFTSNGMNSSQMTDYINRVIVPQIQAVNGVGQVMVYGNKTFAMRVWLNPTKMAEFHITPLQVYQALSANNYISATGYTKSPYIQINISTATDLHTVDEFKNLVVANYNGTLIHLKDISKVELGSVNYSATNIFNGKEAIVLGIFTTPTANPLTVVDNIYKILPSIQSQLPSAMKMKVAYDRTTYIRTSIDEVIKTVLETLIVVIAVIFLFLGSYRSVIIPVIAIPLSIIGGMFMMFLLGYTINLLTLLAMVLAIGLVVDDAIIVVENVDRHISEGKNRLEASLLAARELGVPILAMSITLVAVFLPIGFMSGLTGALFKEFAFTLAGDVVISGIVALTLSPMLASKFLKEETTKKGFSNFLDKQFEAVRKLYSKILKVVLDSKPVVVFVIVVVLTSAYFLFITSKSELAPTEDQGVIFVQGTGAPTATLNDLTKSAKQIEQIYKTFPELQQYFMALGFGSSNNALISGFMLKPWNQRKKTQMEIMPYLQQKLNTVPGLQIVAFPLPSLPGSQGLPVQFVITTTSNYQQLYEVSNEFIAQAMKSGLFAFMDSDLKYDQPQIDIKIDKSKAQSMGINMQTIGDSLSTLLSENYINWFSMQGYSYKVIPQVPEKYRLDQNSLKNYYISASNGQLVPLSSIITIKTNTVPQALNRFNQQNSATISATMKPGVTLGQALNYLEKLSKKIFPQGYTYNFSGQSRQFVQEGSSMLITFIFALVIIYLVLSALFESFVDPLIILISVPMSITGALIFLSLGFATVNIYTEVGLVTLIGLVSKHGILIVKFANDLQNQGVKKREAIEQAAQIRLRPILMTTAAMVFGVVPLLAATGAGAVSRFDIGLVIASGLGIGTFLTIFIVPTVYLLLGKDISKTA; this is encoded by the coding sequence ATGAAATTTACTGACATTTTCATTAAAAAACCTGTTTTATCGGTTGTTATTAGCCTTGTAATCTTATTTTTGGGTTTAAGATCAATAACTGAGCTTGGCATAAGACAATTCCCTAAAACAGAAGATACACTAATTACGGTTCAAACCGCCTACCCAGGTGCAAGCGCTGATGTTGTGCAAGGATTTATTACAACGCCACTTGAGCGCGCAATTGCCTCAGCAGAAGGAATTGATTATATGACTTCTTCGAGTCAGGAAGGCATTAGCACAATAAATGTTTATATGAAACTAAACTACAATCCAAACGCTGCATTATCCGAAGTATTAGCCCAGGTAAACTCTGTTTTAAATCAGTTGCCAAAGCAGGCGCAGTTGCCCGTTATTACAAAAACAAGCGTTACAAATGTTGCGTATTTGTATCTTGCATTTACTTCAAACGGTATGAATTCATCTCAAATGACTGACTATATAAACCGCGTTATAGTACCTCAAATTCAAGCAGTAAATGGCGTTGGGCAAGTTATGGTTTATGGTAACAAAACATTTGCAATGCGCGTCTGGCTAAACCCTACAAAAATGGCTGAATTTCACATAACACCTTTACAGGTTTATCAGGCACTTTCGGCAAATAACTATATTTCTGCTACAGGCTACACAAAAAGCCCATACATTCAAATAAATATATCTACTGCAACTGATTTGCACACAGTTGATGAATTTAAAAATTTAGTTGTGGCTAATTATAATGGTACGCTTATACACTTAAAAGACATTTCAAAAGTAGAGTTAGGCTCTGTAAATTACTCAGCAACAAATATTTTTAACGGCAAAGAAGCAATAGTGCTTGGTATATTTACTACTCCAACGGCAAACCCTCTAACAGTTGTAGACAATATTTACAAAATACTGCCATCAATACAAAGCCAGCTACCAAGCGCAATGAAAATGAAAGTTGCATACGATAGAACAACCTACATTAGAACATCAATCGATGAAGTAATAAAAACAGTTTTAGAAACATTAATTGTTGTGATTGCCGTAATATTTTTGTTTTTGGGCTCATACAGAAGCGTTATAATTCCTGTTATTGCAATACCGCTATCTATAATTGGCGGTATGTTTATGATGTTTTTGCTTGGATACACTATAAATCTTCTAACATTACTAGCTATGGTTTTAGCTATTGGTCTTGTGGTAGATGATGCTATAATTGTTGTTGAAAATGTTGATAGACACATAAGTGAAGGCAAAAACCGTCTTGAAGCATCTCTTTTGGCTGCTAGAGAGCTTGGAGTACCGATTTTAGCCATGTCAATAACACTTGTTGCCGTATTTTTACCTATTGGCTTTATGAGTGGTCTAACTGGTGCTTTGTTTAAAGAGTTTGCCTTTACATTGGCTGGTGATGTTGTAATATCTGGTATTGTAGCACTGACACTATCTCCAATGCTTGCATCAAAATTTTTAAAAGAAGAAACAACAAAAAAAGGTTTTTCTAACTTTTTAGATAAACAATTTGAAGCGGTGCGCAAACTTTACTCAAAAATCTTAAAAGTAGTGTTAGATTCAAAGCCTGTTGTTGTATTTGTTATTGTTGTTGTGCTAACAAGCGCGTATTTTTTGTTTATTACAAGCAAATCGGAACTAGCCCCAACAGAAGATCAAGGTGTAATATTTGTCCAAGGCACAGGCGCACCAACAGCTACACTTAATGACCTTACAAAAAGCGCAAAGCAAATTGAACAAATATACAAAACATTCCCCGAGCTTCAGCAGTACTTTATGGCATTGGGTTTTGGCTCATCAAACAACGCTCTAATTTCTGGATTTATGCTAAAGCCATGGAACCAGCGCAAAAAAACACAAATGGAAATAATGCCTTATTTACAGCAAAAATTAAACACAGTACCTGGTTTGCAAATTGTTGCTTTTCCTTTGCCAAGTTTGCCTGGTTCTCAGGGTTTACCAGTTCAATTTGTAATAACAACAACATCAAATTACCAACAACTGTATGAAGTCTCAAATGAATTTATTGCTCAAGCTATGAAAAGCGGTCTTTTTGCTTTCATGGACAGCGATCTTAAATATGACCAGCCTCAAATAGATATAAAAATAGATAAAAGCAAAGCTCAAAGTATGGGAATAAATATGCAAACAATAGGTGATAGTCTTTCTACGCTTTTAAGTGAAAACTACATAAACTGGTTTAGCATGCAAGGTTACAGTTATAAAGTCATACCACAGGTACCTGAAAAATACAGGCTTGATCAAAATAGCTTAAAAAATTATTACATTAGTGCTTCAAACGGCCAGCTGGTACCATTATCAAGCATTATTACTATCAAAACAAACACAGTTCCCCAAGCTCTAAACAGGTTTAACCAGCAAAATAGTGCAACCATATCTGCCACAATGAAGCCAGGCGTAACGCTTGGTCAGGCACTTAATTATTTAGAAAAATTATCAAAGAAAATTTTTCCTCAGGGTTATACTTACAATTTTTCTGGACAATCACGCCAATTTGTCCAGGAAGGCTCAAGTATGCTCATTACCTTTATCTTTGCGCTTGTAATAATATATCTTGTTTTATCAGCATTGTTTGAAAGTTTTGTAGATCCACTCATAATACTAATTAGCGTTCCTATGTCTATAACCGGTGCATTAATATTTTTAAGTCTGGGGTTTGCTACGGTTAATATTTACACTGAAGTTGGTTTGGTTACATTAATCGGTCTGGTTAGCAAGCATGGCATACTCATTGTAAAATTTGCAAATGACTTGCAAAATCAGGGAGTTAAAAAACGAGAAGCTATAGAACAAGCTGCTCAAATTAGGCTACGCCCAATTTTAATGACCACGGCTGCAATGGTTTTTGGCGTTGTACCGTTACTTGCCGCAACTGGCGCTGGTGCTGTTAGCAGGTTTGATATAGGTCTTGTAATAGCAAGCGGTCTTGGCATAGGTACTTTTTTAACAATATTTATTGTACCTACAGTGTATTTGCTCCTTGGCAAAGATATTAGCAAAACCGCTTGA
- a CDS encoding secondary thiamine-phosphate synthase enzyme YjbQ, with translation MLEKINIKTDCHKCLLNITDKIQQVLPKKNGICLIFVPHTTAAITINEGADKDVSLDIVNHLQKLIPKNAGFLHIEGNSDAHIVSSLIGTSLEVIVENGKIILGVWQKIFFVEFDGPRNRSVYVKFIEG, from the coding sequence ATGTTAGAAAAAATCAATATAAAAACTGATTGTCACAAGTGCCTATTAAATATAACAGATAAAATCCAGCAGGTTTTGCCCAAAAAAAATGGTATTTGCCTTATATTTGTGCCTCACACAACCGCAGCTATCACAATAAACGAAGGCGCCGATAAAGATGTAAGTTTAGACATTGTAAATCACCTGCAAAAACTAATACCCAAAAATGCTGGCTTTTTACATATTGAAGGAAACTCTGATGCGCATATTGTATCAAGCCTAATAGGCACTTCATTAGAAGTAATAGTCGAAAATGGAAAAATTATACTTGGAGTTTGGCAGAAAATATTTTTTGTAGAATTTGATGGTCCACGCAATAGAAGCGTTTATGTAAAATTTATAGAAGGATGA
- a CDS encoding FmdE family protein, translated as MNDFVKLVDQLGLDEKRSKLLVSSLTIHGHVCGGMPLGFIAGETALKALGVEREQNMDKFVILESGDNHAAGCFADGVQFSTGATFGKGLMKKDPKGKFAFLLIDKLTKKAVHVRIRNEVMKNAFNSPFITEFRKKGIKPSDIPSEIAFGMLKKPFDTPVEELIEIKGPFDYDFFEPPTTFNLVECEICGQLCAENYARIENSKKVCLDCFTYSK; from the coding sequence ATGAATGATTTTGTAAAATTAGTAGATCAATTAGGTTTAGATGAAAAAAGATCAAAGCTTCTTGTATCAAGCCTTACCATTCATGGTCACGTATGTGGTGGTATGCCGCTTGGGTTTATAGCAGGAGAAACTGCATTAAAAGCTTTAGGTGTAGAAAGAGAGCAAAATATGGATAAATTTGTAATTCTTGAGTCTGGAGACAATCATGCAGCGGGCTGTTTTGCAGATGGTGTGCAGTTTTCAACGGGCGCTACATTTGGCAAAGGGCTTATGAAAAAAGACCCAAAAGGCAAGTTTGCTTTCTTGCTAATAGACAAGCTAACAAAAAAAGCTGTGCATGTACGCATAAGAAATGAAGTAATGAAAAATGCGTTTAATTCACCGTTTATTACAGAGTTTAGAAAAAAAGGAATAAAGCCATCTGACATACCATCTGAGATTGCTTTTGGGATGTTAAAAAAGCCTTTTGACACGCCAGTTGAAGAGCTTATTGAGATTAAAGGTCCATTTGACTATGACTTTTTTGAGCCACCCACAACATTTAACCTTGTAGAGTGTGAAATATGCGGTCAGTTGTGTGCAGAAAATTACGCAAGGATTGAAAACTCTAAAAAAGTTTGCCTTGACTGCTTTACTTACTCAAAGTGA
- a CDS encoding ABC transporter ATP-binding protein, with the protein MSLKEILKVENVEKRFGGLKALNKVNLSVYENEILGLVGPNGSGKTTLINIISGIYKPDAGKIYFFGKRIDGVATYKLAHLGINRTFQIPKPFHGLTVRENVEVAALYSGKQCLKSFFKRLKNFKFIEKGYCNIEDDVQTALSIVGLDKLQDKQATQLNTSEQKLLGLARALATKPKLLLIDEIAAGLNQEETDKIAEILQTLVKKSISIIVVEHLMHFIHKITSRVVVMDSGSPIFEGTLEQAANDKKVVEVFLGG; encoded by the coding sequence ATGTCCCTTAAAGAAATACTTAAAGTTGAAAATGTAGAAAAACGATTTGGTGGATTAAAAGCATTAAATAAAGTTAACTTAAGCGTTTACGAAAATGAGATATTGGGTCTTGTAGGACCAAACGGCTCTGGCAAAACTACACTTATAAATATAATATCTGGTATATACAAACCTGATGCTGGCAAAATTTACTTTTTTGGCAAACGCATAGATGGTGTAGCAACATATAAACTTGCTCATTTAGGAATAAATAGAACATTTCAGATACCAAAACCATTTCATGGTTTGACCGTGCGTGAAAATGTTGAAGTAGCTGCATTATATTCTGGCAAACAATGTCTAAAATCTTTTTTTAAACGCTTAAAAAACTTTAAATTTATTGAAAAAGGCTACTGCAATATTGAAGATGATGTCCAAACTGCTCTATCCATAGTAGGCTTAGATAAACTTCAAGACAAACAGGCAACGCAACTAAATACATCAGAGCAAAAATTATTAGGGCTTGCTCGCGCTCTTGCAACAAAACCTAAATTACTCCTTATAGATGAAATTGCAGCTGGCCTTAATCAAGAAGAAACAGACAAAATTGCGGAAATTTTACAGACACTTGTTAAAAAATCTATTTCTATTATTGTAGTTGAACATTTAATGCATTTCATTCACAAAATTACCTCAAGAGTAGTTGTAATGGATTCTGGATCACCTATTTTTGAAGGTACACTGGAGCAAGCTGCAAATGATAAAAAGGTTGTAGAAGTGTTTTTGGGAGGTTAG
- a CDS encoding efflux RND transporter periplasmic adaptor subunit: MWKRFLIALIVLLVIFGGIFGFKAYMASKLKQAQMMHGALKVYVSVAYSKLENWQPYLESIGNVVSIDSVNTTTQVSGQIEKIYFDSGESVKKGQILAKLDDSTQKAQLEQYKAQLILDEFNYTQYKQLYEKNASSKASYIQSLSALKQTQALIAQTQSIIDKMTIKAPFSGILGMRYVSVGQYVNPGQPIVSLYTIDPIYVDFTLPQNDLEKISVGQKIEIHTDSDPNKTIIGTIKTISININNISRNATIRAIVNNKDNLLKPGMFVKVNIILPKIPNVVVVPTLAITYNPYGNFVYVVTKKGNEYIANTVYVQTGQTQNNKVVILKGLKSGQMVVTQGQLKLRNGSSVIIESIDKDY, from the coding sequence ATGTGGAAGCGTTTTTTAATTGCTCTTATAGTACTTTTGGTAATCTTTGGCGGTATTTTTGGTTTTAAAGCTTATATGGCCTCAAAACTAAAACAAGCTCAAATGATGCATGGCGCTTTAAAAGTATATGTAAGTGTTGCATACTCAAAGTTAGAAAACTGGCAGCCCTACTTAGAATCCATTGGCAATGTTGTATCAATTGATTCTGTTAACACAACAACACAGGTGAGCGGTCAGATTGAAAAAATTTACTTTGATTCGGGGGAATCTGTAAAAAAAGGCCAGATACTTGCTAAATTGGACGACTCCACGCAAAAAGCCCAGTTAGAACAATACAAAGCCCAGCTAATTCTTGATGAATTTAACTACACTCAGTATAAGCAATTATATGAAAAAAACGCTTCTTCAAAAGCTTCTTACATACAGTCACTATCGGCACTAAAGCAAACCCAGGCTTTAATAGCTCAAACTCAATCTATAATTGACAAAATGACCATAAAAGCCCCATTTTCAGGCATTTTAGGTATGAGGTATGTAAGTGTAGGTCAATATGTAAACCCCGGTCAACCAATTGTTTCTTTATATACGATTGATCCAATTTATGTGGATTTTACACTGCCTCAAAATGATTTAGAAAAGATTAGTGTAGGTCAAAAAATTGAGATTCATACCGACTCAGATCCAAATAAAACCATAATAGGTACAATAAAAACAATCAGTATAAACATAAATAATATTTCAAGAAATGCAACAATAAGAGCTATTGTTAACAATAAAGATAACCTGCTAAAACCTGGAATGTTTGTTAAGGTAAACATTATATTGCCTAAAATACCAAATGTGGTTGTTGTGCCAACTTTAGCAATAACCTATAATCCATATGGTAATTTTGTATATGTTGTAACAAAAAAAGGCAATGAGTATATTGCAAATACGGTATATGTCCAAACAGGTCAGACTCAAAACAACAAAGTGGTCATTCTAAAAGGCCTAAAAAGTGGCCAGATGGTTGTAACTCAAGGCCAGCTAAAGCTGAGAAACGGTTCAAGCGTAATTATTGAGTCTATAGACAAGGACTATTAA
- a CDS encoding branched-chain amino acid ABC transporter permease, with product MRKKNIRLIIGIILILVMTALFAVLPKIYNNNFLLFNIMLYIALAEGLNLIYGFTGYLPFGYVGFFGIGAYSASLLILLLHVGVVPAILLGGVAASIVGIILTPLLRLSGAYFAIANLAASQAIYYIISNPHLESITQGPYGIMLSSVYDATASYNAMLIVMFFAFMLVLFFRQSRFGLSLMAIREDSITASVAGVNVVLARTIAWLLSAFVAGLCGGVFAWYTSVFYPETVFSLNISIFAIVFVLFGGAATLIGPLIGTVILYGMYNFIGISTPQYFQLIYGLLIVVLIMFLPNGVVSLFKKVKDYVP from the coding sequence ATGCGTAAAAAAAACATAAGACTGATTATTGGAATAATATTAATTTTAGTCATGACAGCTTTGTTTGCTGTGCTACCCAAAATTTACAACAATAATTTTTTACTTTTTAATATAATGCTCTATATAGCCTTAGCCGAAGGCTTAAATCTCATCTATGGCTTTACGGGATATTTGCCTTTTGGGTATGTGGGTTTTTTTGGCATAGGCGCATATAGTGCATCACTTTTGATATTACTTTTGCATGTAGGCGTTGTGCCAGCCATTTTACTTGGCGGCGTAGCTGCAAGCATAGTAGGCATAATATTAACGCCTCTTTTGAGGCTTTCTGGTGCATATTTTGCCATAGCAAATCTGGCTGCTTCTCAAGCCATTTATTATATAATATCAAATCCTCACTTAGAAAGTATAACACAGGGTCCCTACGGCATAATGCTATCAAGCGTTTATGATGCAACAGCTAGTTATAATGCCATGCTTATAGTAATGTTTTTTGCATTTATGCTTGTTTTGTTTTTCAGGCAATCAAGGTTTGGTTTATCGCTTATGGCTATAAGAGAAGATAGTATAACTGCAAGCGTAGCTGGCGTAAATGTAGTACTTGCACGCACTATTGCTTGGCTTTTGAGTGCATTTGTTGCAGGATTGTGTGGTGGTGTTTTTGCTTGGTATACATCTGTTTTTTACCCGGAAACGGTTTTTAGTTTAAATATAAGCATATTTGCTATTGTATTTGTACTTTTTGGTGGAGCTGCAACATTAATTGGACCATTAATTGGTACCGTTATTTTATACGGAATGTATAATTTTATAGGTATCTCAACACCACAATATTTTCAGTTGATTTACGGTCTTTTGATTGTTGTATTAATAATGTTTTTGCCAAATGGCGTTGTTTCTTTGTTTAAGAAGGTAAAAGACTATGTCCCTTAA
- a CDS encoding ABC transporter ATP-binding protein has product MSLLEVKSLESGYKILKVLWGIDLNVEQKERVILLGVNGAGKTTLLKAIMGLLKIFNGKIYFEGKDITHLRTDKRVKLGIAYMSEIGIFPNLTVDENLDLGAFFLDSKLTHQRKQQMYEYFQDLLSHKKALAGSLSGGQRKMLGIAKLLMSNPKLVVLDEPSNGLSPKFVKLIINILDDLQNKEQFSILIAEQNIAFLDFAQRGYVIDNGKVVVSGNLSDLKSNDIVKKAYFGIEN; this is encoded by the coding sequence TTGAGCCTACTGGAAGTTAAATCTTTAGAATCGGGATATAAGATATTGAAAGTTTTATGGGGCATTGATTTAAATGTTGAGCAAAAAGAAAGGGTTATTTTACTTGGTGTGAATGGTGCTGGAAAAACCACGCTTTTAAAAGCAATTATGGGCCTTTTAAAAATATTCAATGGCAAAATCTATTTTGAAGGCAAAGACATAACACACTTAAGAACTGACAAAAGGGTAAAGTTAGGTATAGCATATATGTCTGAAATTGGAATATTTCCAAATCTTACTGTAGATGAAAACCTTGATTTAGGTGCATTTTTTTTAGACAGCAAGCTTACACATCAAAGAAAACAGCAAATGTATGAATACTTTCAGGATTTATTGAGTCATAAAAAGGCTTTAGCGGGTAGTTTAAGTGGCGGTCAAAGAAAAATGCTTGGTATAGCAAAGCTTTTGATGTCAAACCCAAAACTTGTAGTTTTAGACGAGCCTTCAAACGGCCTTTCGCCTAAATTTGTAAAATTAATAATAAATATTTTAGACGATTTACAAAACAAAGAACAATTTTCAATCCTTATTGCAGAACAAAACATAGCTTTTTTAGACTTTGCGCAAAGAGGTTATGTTATAGATAATGGCAAAGTTGTAGTTTCAGGCAATTTATCCGATTTAAAATCAAATGATATAGTAAAAAAAGCATATTTTGGCATAGAAAATTAA